In Xanthocytophaga agilis, the following are encoded in one genomic region:
- a CDS encoding SCO family protein yields MKTTNLFYTLFILCVVSLMGCNQEKGLPILGPTHEENGKTVYHTIPAFSYRDQDSTLITNETLKGKIYIADFFYSYCPTICPKVKKESMRVYEKFKDNPDVIFVSITLDPKHDNVSFLKEYAENFGLDSKKWHFLTGDKAATYQLAQKGLMVTALEDKSEPGGIVHSGALVLIDRQGRIRGFYDGTVPSDVTNLLYDIPTLLKEKE; encoded by the coding sequence ATGAAAACAACTAATCTTTTTTATACCTTATTTATCTTATGTGTAGTAAGCCTTATGGGTTGTAACCAGGAGAAAGGCTTACCTATATTAGGTCCAACCCACGAGGAAAACGGGAAAACTGTATATCATACAATCCCAGCATTTTCCTATCGTGATCAGGACAGTACACTTATCACCAATGAAACGCTAAAAGGCAAAATATACATTGCCGATTTCTTTTATTCCTACTGCCCTACCATTTGTCCCAAAGTAAAAAAGGAATCGATGCGGGTGTATGAGAAGTTTAAAGACAATCCGGATGTTATTTTCGTTTCTATTACCTTAGACCCCAAACATGATAATGTTTCCTTTCTGAAAGAATATGCAGAAAATTTTGGTCTTGATAGTAAGAAATGGCATTTCCTGACAGGTGATAAAGCAGCAACGTATCAGCTTGCTCAGAAGGGTTTGATGGTAACAGCTCTGGAAGACAAAAGCGAACCAGGAGGCATTGTTCACAGTGGAGCCCTGGTACTGATTGACCGTCAGGGACGTATTCGTGGTTTTTATGATGGTACCGTGCCTAGTGATGTCACCAATCTGCTTTATGATATTCCAACATTGTTAAAAGAGAAGGAATAG
- a CDS encoding group III truncated hemoglobin has product MEVQKKDITDIKDIEQFVNTFYGKAREDELIGPIFNNAVKDWSHHLPAMYKFWSQLLLGTMDYTGSPFAKHIPLPIEKQHFDRWIQLFYTTIDELFEGPKAAETKDRAYAIAATFEYKLRTIRKLASQP; this is encoded by the coding sequence ATGGAAGTTCAGAAAAAAGACATTACAGATATCAAAGACATTGAACAGTTTGTCAATACATTTTATGGCAAAGCACGTGAAGACGAGTTGATTGGCCCCATTTTCAATAATGCAGTAAAAGACTGGTCACATCACTTACCTGCTATGTATAAATTCTGGAGCCAGTTATTGCTTGGCACAATGGATTATACAGGCAGCCCGTTTGCTAAACATATTCCCTTACCTATTGAGAAACAACACTTTGACCGCTGGATACAACTTTTCTATACTACTATCGATGAACTTTTTGAAGGTCCGAAAGCAGCAGAAACTAAAGACAGAGCCTATGCAATTGCGGCAACGTTTGAATATAAACTGCGGACTATCCGTAAACTTGCATCGCAACCCTAA
- a CDS encoding DMT family transporter, translating into MKKAFIKLHISIVLAGFTGLFGKLITLNEGLLAWYRILLAGILMLGILGITRRLTSVSLKDFLRISVSGFLIGLHWLFFYGSIKYANISVGVVCFSLTSFFTALFSPILNKHRIIVAELLLSILTLAGIALIFSFDSQYRIGIGLGVISSVLGSLYTITNERLAKLYASEVIITYSMLGGALGLAAFMPLYLYFFPVGSIIPSWADFGYLLVLSLFCTVLLYLLQTQALRKISAFTINLSLNLEPVYTIILAIIIYHENKELTPVFYLGLGLIVLSVILQMVRVFLKNKEQKAVEV; encoded by the coding sequence ATGAAAAAGGCTTTTATAAAACTTCATATTTCTATCGTACTTGCTGGTTTTACCGGACTTTTTGGAAAACTTATTACACTCAATGAAGGCTTGCTGGCTTGGTACAGAATATTGCTGGCCGGAATACTGATGCTGGGCATTTTAGGTATTACACGACGTTTAACTTCTGTGTCTTTGAAAGATTTTCTGCGAATTTCTGTGTCGGGATTCCTTATAGGTTTACACTGGCTGTTTTTCTATGGAAGTATCAAATATGCCAATATCTCAGTCGGAGTTGTGTGTTTCTCCCTAACCAGTTTTTTTACTGCACTATTTTCACCTATCCTGAACAAACACCGAATCATAGTCGCAGAATTATTGCTGAGTATATTAACACTGGCAGGCATTGCTCTGATATTTAGCTTTGACTCCCAATACAGGATAGGAATAGGCTTAGGAGTGATATCCTCCGTATTAGGATCGTTATACACAATCACCAACGAACGTTTGGCAAAGTTATATGCAAGCGAAGTTATCATTACCTACTCAATGTTAGGAGGTGCACTGGGACTTGCTGCATTCATGCCTTTGTATCTGTATTTCTTTCCTGTAGGTTCTATTATTCCTTCCTGGGCAGATTTTGGCTATTTGCTGGTGTTATCATTGTTTTGTACGGTGCTTCTGTACCTGCTTCAAACCCAGGCATTGCGCAAAATATCCGCGTTTACAATCAATCTGAGCTTAAACCTGGAGCCTGTGTACACGATTATACTGGCTATTATAATCTATCATGAGAATAAGGAATTAACACCTGTATTTTATCTTGGATTAGGATTGATTGTTCTTTCTGTGATACTGCAAATGGTAAGGGTGTTCCTTAAAAATAAGGAGCAGAAAGCTGTGGAGGTATGA
- a CDS encoding TonB-dependent receptor — protein MKKYYNLTISFVCCFLFCFTAFAQQTIKGVVFDNQTLEPLAGATVSIPNTTTGTQTNEKGQFVLQASTEKILISFIGYESQEIVVEGASLKVALAPMVGNLQTVVVTANREAGLRTQSPVAISKLSPTLINDTKPTNLYEIINKVPGVVMLNYNNEQHAMSIRQPMTTNSYFLYMEDGIPVRPMGVFNHNALIEMNMMAISSVEIVKGPASSLYGPEAVGGALNFITQRPTAIPTARAGIQFDDYGYKRFQYSAGATAGRFGFFLGGYLARQTNSWMDQSDFEKSSVNARAEYKLADKTNLTGTFTYNDYYSETGGTVDSTAFYSRSYKSNNDFTYRAANAIRARLSLEHTWNTQATTTITSYFRDNSLKQNPNYSIIWTAGSTTATGQINENAFTSYGVVAQHSQRFDFLQSKLLVGGMYDYSKNPYYAYTTQLAAQLRADGKSVEKYTLTQELPNDYLSRYKADIYNSALFTQWDFELIQKLRISLGARYDRIAFDYVNYLDNNATGSKSYSQFTLKLGLTYDLGKDKGLYANYSKGFSPPALTAIFRKNTNATESQDLFYYNLKPARFDNFEIGGWAAFFQNKVYLDWAVYQMNGYNELLSIRQSNNSYDYQSAGKTLHRGIEYGLTWKPTTEWFFRFGGTNALHKFIEFELSQRETDQVKNINDKVMPQSPSWTANTEVTYKPNWLRGFRASLEWQRMSSWYMNQVNTVKYDDHTALGLKGISLFNFRTGYTWKGVEVFVNVMNLTNELYANSTSLGNGASDRATYTAGAPRTFVMGIQYNFTGKK, from the coding sequence ATGAAAAAATACTATAACCTCACTATATCCTTTGTTTGTTGCTTTCTTTTTTGCTTTACAGCATTTGCTCAACAAACTATCAAAGGAGTCGTTTTTGACAATCAAACACTTGAACCACTGGCAGGTGCAACTGTCTCTATCCCTAATACAACAACAGGAACCCAAACCAACGAGAAAGGACAATTTGTCTTACAAGCTTCAACTGAAAAAATCCTAATCTCCTTTATTGGATACGAATCTCAGGAAATTGTTGTGGAAGGTGCCTCTCTCAAGGTGGCACTAGCACCTATGGTTGGTAATCTTCAGACTGTAGTAGTAACAGCCAATCGGGAAGCTGGTTTACGAACCCAATCTCCTGTAGCAATCAGTAAGCTCTCTCCTACGCTTATTAATGATACCAAACCTACCAATTTGTATGAGATCATAAACAAAGTCCCGGGAGTGGTGATGCTTAACTACAACAATGAACAGCATGCCATGAGTATACGTCAGCCGATGACGACCAATTCCTATTTTCTGTATATGGAAGATGGGATTCCTGTTCGGCCTATGGGTGTCTTTAATCACAATGCACTAATAGAAATGAATATGATGGCTATTTCGTCTGTTGAAATAGTGAAAGGTCCTGCCTCCTCTCTCTATGGTCCGGAAGCCGTAGGAGGAGCATTAAACTTTATCACCCAACGGCCTACTGCTATTCCTACCGCCCGTGCAGGTATTCAGTTTGATGATTATGGATACAAACGTTTTCAGTATAGCGCAGGAGCTACCGCAGGTCGGTTTGGTTTCTTTCTGGGAGGATATCTTGCCAGACAAACTAATTCATGGATGGATCAAAGCGATTTTGAGAAATCCTCTGTGAATGCCAGAGCAGAATACAAACTTGCTGATAAAACAAATCTTACAGGTACATTTACTTATAACGATTATTATTCTGAAACAGGAGGCACTGTAGACAGCACAGCGTTTTATAGTCGTTCCTATAAATCCAATAATGATTTCACCTATAGGGCTGCAAATGCTATCCGTGCCAGATTATCATTAGAACATACCTGGAATACACAAGCTACCACAACTATTACGTCTTATTTCAGAGACAACTCCCTGAAACAGAATCCAAACTACTCTATTATCTGGACAGCAGGCAGTACTACAGCAACCGGACAGATCAACGAAAATGCCTTTACTTCCTATGGAGTGGTAGCGCAACATTCACAACGGTTTGACTTCCTTCAATCAAAGCTGCTGGTAGGTGGCATGTATGATTACTCAAAAAATCCATACTATGCCTATACCACTCAATTAGCAGCCCAATTACGTGCAGATGGAAAGTCTGTTGAGAAATACACGCTCACACAAGAATTACCGAATGACTATTTGTCCAGATACAAAGCAGATATTTATAACTCTGCACTCTTTACCCAATGGGATTTTGAACTCATACAAAAACTACGTATTTCCCTTGGAGCCCGTTATGATCGAATAGCGTTCGATTATGTCAACTATCTTGACAACAATGCTACGGGTTCAAAGTCGTATAGCCAGTTTACGCTTAAGCTTGGCTTAACCTATGATCTGGGTAAGGACAAAGGCCTGTATGCAAACTATTCCAAAGGTTTCTCTCCTCCTGCCCTTACAGCTATTTTCCGAAAAAACACCAATGCCACAGAAAGTCAGGATCTATTCTATTATAATCTGAAACCTGCACGGTTTGATAATTTCGAGATTGGAGGTTGGGCAGCGTTCTTCCAGAATAAGGTGTATCTGGACTGGGCAGTTTACCAAATGAATGGATATAATGAGTTATTAAGCATACGGCAATCCAACAATAGTTATGACTATCAGTCTGCAGGTAAAACCCTGCATCGCGGTATTGAATATGGACTCACCTGGAAGCCGACTACTGAATGGTTTTTCCGGTTTGGAGGTACCAATGCACTGCATAAATTCATAGAGTTTGAGTTAAGCCAACGGGAAACAGATCAGGTTAAGAATATCAATGATAAGGTCATGCCTCAGTCGCCTTCCTGGACAGCCAACACAGAAGTTACTTACAAACCAAACTGGCTTAGAGGTTTTCGCGCCTCTCTGGAGTGGCAACGTATGAGTTCATGGTACATGAATCAGGTAAATACAGTTAAATATGACGACCATACAGCTCTGGGCCTTAAAGGAATCAGTCTGTTTAACTTCCGGACAGGATATACCTGGAAAGGAGTCGAAGTATTTGTCAATGTCATGAACCTGACCAATGAATTATACGCCAACTCTACCAGTCTTGGCAATGGAGCATCAGACCGGGCAACCTATACTGCCGGAGCTCCCCGTACATTTGTAATGGGCATTCAATACAATTTCACAGGAAAGAAATAA
- a CDS encoding TonB-dependent receptor family protein, whose amino-acid sequence MKKYSTTYIKQFVACCIPVKISVIVLGFVLCVSVNAQTEAQDSVKARQKDSLRTYQLQQVDVYGKQDQVEHLKPVHNTYLIGGAKNEVINISTLNANIAEKTGRQLFAKIPGIFVYDMDGSGNQMNIATRGLDPHRSWEYNIRQNFIMTNSDIYGYPASHYSPPMESIQKVELIRGTASLQYGSQFGGMINYITKQADSTRKVSFESVNSAGSYGLFSSYNAIGGRIGKLTYYAYYHKRVSEGYRKNSESNAEAQFFSLSYRFSRKVNLKAELGRGTYLYHIPGPLTDAMFKEDPRQSTRSRNYFNPDIYIPSLTLDWHLNETTQLSFITSAVLGSRNSVQIDAFATVGDTINPATNSYKARQVDIDNFNSYTSEIRLLKTYTLGGLPSSLSAGIRYINNDLHRRQLGKGTTASDFDLTLTDPNWGRDLHFKTQNIAVFVENLFRITPKLSVTPGIRYENGVTDLSGKISYYDAQDVPNKIKHHFPLAGLNAQYQINPSHTIYGGWAQSYRPVILKDIIPGSVLERANKDLKDAFGYNAEVGVRGNFANWLYYDVTAFQLLYRNRLGNLILTDPDGASYIYKTNVGDSRTRGVETYIEGKLIKRTTLQFSVFTSTSYFDAQYIKGAVSTGTENQDITGNYVESAPKWTTRNGANFWYKHFSATLQYSYVSKTFSDALNTSTPSANGAKGPVPGYGIWDLNMSMHFGGNYVFRLGINNLTNTQYFTKRPTFYPGPGIWSSDGRSLVASFGVRL is encoded by the coding sequence ATGAAGAAATATAGTACTACTTATATAAAACAATTCGTTGCCTGTTGTATACCTGTTAAAATATCAGTCATTGTATTGGGATTTGTGCTATGTGTTTCGGTTAATGCACAGACAGAAGCGCAGGATAGTGTAAAAGCCCGACAAAAAGATTCATTACGCACCTACCAGTTGCAACAGGTGGATGTCTATGGAAAACAGGATCAGGTTGAGCATCTGAAACCTGTTCATAATACCTATCTGATTGGTGGTGCTAAAAATGAAGTCATCAATATTTCAACTTTGAACGCCAATATTGCTGAAAAGACAGGTCGTCAGTTGTTCGCCAAGATTCCGGGAATATTTGTCTATGATATGGATGGATCTGGCAATCAGATGAACATAGCTACACGTGGATTGGACCCACACCGGAGCTGGGAGTATAACATTCGTCAGAACTTTATTATGACTAACTCGGATATTTATGGATATCCTGCCAGTCACTATAGTCCGCCAATGGAGTCTATTCAGAAAGTAGAGTTAATACGCGGCACAGCCTCCCTTCAATACGGTTCGCAGTTTGGTGGCATGATCAACTATATAACCAAACAGGCAGACTCTACCCGTAAAGTTAGTTTTGAAAGCGTCAACTCGGCAGGTTCATATGGTCTTTTTAGTTCATACAATGCCATTGGAGGAAGAATTGGTAAGCTAACCTATTATGCTTATTATCATAAACGTGTGTCCGAAGGCTATCGTAAAAACAGCGAATCCAATGCCGAAGCTCAGTTTTTCAGTTTGTCCTATCGTTTTTCCAGAAAGGTAAATCTGAAGGCTGAATTAGGCAGAGGTACATACCTGTACCATATCCCCGGTCCGTTGACAGATGCTATGTTTAAGGAAGACCCGCGACAATCTACCCGTTCACGAAACTACTTTAATCCGGATATCTATATTCCTTCGCTGACACTGGACTGGCATTTGAACGAAACTACTCAGTTGAGTTTTATCACTTCTGCTGTATTGGGTTCCCGTAACAGTGTGCAGATTGATGCCTTCGCAACTGTTGGAGATACAATCAATCCTGCTACCAACAGCTACAAAGCCCGTCAGGTGGATATTGATAACTTCAATAGCTATACTTCCGAAATTCGTTTGCTGAAAACGTACACCTTAGGTGGATTACCAAGTAGTCTATCTGCAGGGATACGTTATATCAACAATGACTTGCATCGCCGTCAATTGGGTAAAGGTACTACTGCCTCTGATTTTGATCTGACATTAACCGATCCAAACTGGGGGAGGGATCTACATTTCAAAACACAAAATATTGCTGTTTTTGTAGAAAACCTGTTTCGGATTACACCTAAGCTGTCTGTTACACCTGGTATTCGCTATGAAAATGGGGTAACAGACCTTTCCGGAAAAATCAGCTACTATGATGCTCAGGATGTTCCGAACAAAATCAAACATCATTTTCCTCTGGCAGGTCTCAATGCTCAGTATCAGATCAACCCCAGCCATACTATCTATGGAGGCTGGGCTCAGTCATATCGTCCGGTTATTCTGAAAGATATCATTCCAGGTTCTGTATTGGAACGTGCCAACAAGGATCTGAAAGATGCCTTTGGTTACAATGCTGAAGTGGGAGTACGCGGCAACTTTGCCAACTGGCTCTATTATGATGTAACAGCCTTTCAGCTTTTGTACAGAAACCGCCTGGGAAACTTGATTCTGACAGATCCTGATGGGGCCTCTTATATCTATAAAACCAATGTAGGAGATAGTCGTACCAGAGGTGTAGAGACTTACATAGAAGGCAAGCTGATCAAGAGAACTACACTTCAATTCTCTGTTTTCACTTCTACTTCGTATTTCGATGCTCAGTACATAAAAGGAGCTGTATCAACAGGAACAGAGAATCAGGATATCACAGGGAACTATGTAGAATCTGCTCCCAAATGGACTACCCGGAATGGGGCAAACTTCTGGTACAAACACTTTAGTGCTACCTTACAATACAGTTATGTGAGCAAAACATTCTCAGATGCACTCAATACCTCAACTCCGTCTGCAAACGGAGCCAAAGGTCCGGTACCTGGGTATGGCATCTGGGATTTGAATATGAGTATGCATTTTGGTGGCAATTATGTATTCCGTTTGGGCATTAACAATCTTACCAATACACAATACTTTACCAAACGACCTACTTTCTATCCAGGACCAGGAATATGGAGTTCAGATGGACGAAGCCTTGTCGCTTCATTTGGGGTGAGATTGTAA
- a CDS encoding PepSY domain-containing protein: MKQVTSTLESQPLSLKDRVLRLIRRNMYQWHRVLGIITVIPVIFWTLSGLMHPFMSHWFKPTIAHDFIPQYPIQKDQIKLSVAEVLKQNKITKFKNFRFITLDKQTYYQIKDTTNHLLYFSTQNGKPLPNGDIRYAESLARYLIDDYTSPILAITQITEFDHEYKYINRLLPVWKVSFDRSDRMDVMIETEQSRIATFNTQARKTFIRIFDLFHNWSFLEMISNKGLQITIMLTLLIIISFSTGSGIVVYGFLWKRFKKPTAGNTKGILKKYHRQIGIAVSLVTFAFAGSGAWHLARKLTPDERNKFVYEPVFKTTEMEVASLMPDIQWDRLLNIQIVKIGRTNYFQLFYDKTELESAEVIYQHTYTHKILKEGSVLYAKYLANKFANLANVNGSLQSACCDLISDVANADISNDNLLHADILTRFDREYGFVNKRLPVVKLDYNTPEKTSYYIEPATSRLAAKIENADRAEGWSFAILHKYLLLEWAGKNVRDFVTLLSATGVLVTSIFGLVLFVRKR; the protein is encoded by the coding sequence ATGAAACAAGTAACATCAACCCTTGAGAGCCAACCCCTATCACTCAAAGATAGAGTGTTAAGACTTATTAGGCGCAATATGTATCAGTGGCATCGTGTTCTGGGTATTATCACTGTGATTCCGGTCATCTTCTGGACATTATCCGGTTTGATGCACCCCTTTATGTCACATTGGTTTAAACCCACTATTGCTCACGATTTTATTCCTCAATATCCAATACAAAAGGATCAGATTAAACTATCTGTTGCAGAGGTGCTGAAGCAAAATAAAATCACAAAGTTTAAGAACTTCCGTTTCATCACGTTAGATAAGCAGACCTACTATCAGATAAAGGATACAACTAACCATTTGTTATATTTTAGTACACAGAATGGAAAGCCTCTTCCCAACGGAGATATCCGGTATGCCGAGTCGCTAGCCCGCTATCTGATTGATGATTATACATCACCAATCCTTGCTATCACTCAGATCACAGAATTTGATCATGAATATAAGTATATCAACCGCCTGTTACCTGTATGGAAAGTAAGCTTTGACAGATCAGACAGAATGGATGTGATGATTGAAACAGAGCAAAGCCGGATAGCAACTTTCAATACACAGGCACGCAAAACCTTTATCCGGATCTTTGATCTATTCCATAACTGGTCATTTCTGGAAATGATATCCAATAAAGGTCTTCAGATTACAATCATGCTCACATTATTGATAATCATCTCATTTTCGACTGGCAGCGGTATCGTTGTCTATGGCTTTCTATGGAAACGGTTTAAAAAACCAACCGCAGGTAATACAAAAGGTATCCTTAAAAAATACCATCGTCAGATTGGTATAGCCGTATCACTGGTTACCTTTGCGTTTGCAGGAAGTGGAGCCTGGCATCTGGCTCGCAAACTGACACCTGACGAACGGAATAAGTTTGTCTATGAGCCTGTTTTCAAAACAACTGAAATGGAAGTAGCTTCTCTGATGCCGGATATTCAGTGGGATCGTTTGCTGAATATACAGATAGTAAAAATAGGTCGAACCAATTATTTCCAGCTCTTCTATGATAAAACAGAGTTAGAGTCTGCTGAAGTAATTTACCAGCATACCTATACACATAAGATTTTAAAAGAGGGTTCTGTATTATATGCCAAATACCTGGCTAATAAGTTTGCCAATCTGGCAAACGTCAATGGAAGTTTACAATCTGCCTGTTGTGATCTGATATCAGATGTCGCTAATGCAGACATTTCCAATGACAATCTGCTTCATGCTGACATACTAACACGGTTTGACAGAGAATACGGGTTTGTTAATAAACGATTGCCAGTGGTAAAACTTGATTACAATACACCCGAAAAGACCAGTTATTATATAGAGCCAGCCACTTCCCGGCTAGCCGCTAAGATCGAAAATGCGGACCGGGCAGAAGGATGGTCATTTGCCATATTGCATAAATACCTGCTACTGGAATGGGCTGGCAAAAATGTGAGAGATTTTGTCACCCTTCTTTCAGCTACAGGTGTGCTGGTAACAAGTATCTTTGGGCTGGTATTATTTGTCAGAAAACGATAA
- a CDS encoding alpha-2-macroglobulin family protein, which translates to MQKHLKPWLLVIGLILTASIESAYLTAPKDDILNQILKKLSAYQETYTPEKVYLHLDKPYYFSGEDIWFKAYVVSAMTHLTDSTSGVLCVDLLNSKGTVVSTEKIKLTSGEGHGNILLGEELPTATYQLRAYTRWMQNGKADFFFHKQISILNPNNIPSPTKSTDTGIDVQFFPEGGDLIENLESTIAFKVTDKQGKGIARSIRIISDTKDTMGTYTTMHHGIGTFRFTPLAGKSYQAVVQDQSKKSIVVSLPKPRSEGWVMHTDNIANNLLLSVQSTRSLEEKLYIVVQNRGKSIYQSEGRILNGKFSLQLPGSLFPTGTTQITLFDAQGTPQCERLVFFNQNDHIQIQLTSDKKSYLPREKVTLTLTARDAQGKPITGNFSMGVTDTRSFSYPEENILTNLLLTSDLKGNIEDPGFYFQNNNPNAVKALDNLMLTQGWRRFAWKEILQPNLPSPAYEHEPDIALTVRLLDKNTRKIIPAQVLLVSAPGTNSVFRYGYTNAEGKIHLNSLDFYDYRNVIVSIYDKELYSSAIVVVDSASSAPYSTGILPTVLITENMTQATNRKKIWSMIQQNHASAESSNVSISTSDTLRPVQPIYQKADDRIKLDDYTLFPTMEEVIRDIIPWGLLTHKKGQTGFRILNPDTKLYFKYNPLYLIDNVPIHNINPILSLDPTAVHSIESVRSAVGRGQFGEIGYYGIFSVFTKAGDFYPSNEPGLFNFPVRGFQKVREYYSPKYETPLQNQRQPDFRNLLYWNPSVQTDATGKATLTFYNSDDLTTWRIIAEGISKDGKPAMGNAEYTVTMDLAR; encoded by the coding sequence ATGCAAAAACACCTTAAACCCTGGCTACTAGTTATTGGATTAATACTAACAGCAAGTATAGAGTCAGCCTATCTTACAGCCCCCAAAGACGATATTTTAAATCAGATCCTCAAAAAACTCTCTGCGTATCAGGAAACTTATACTCCAGAAAAAGTATACCTTCATCTAGATAAGCCTTACTATTTTTCAGGGGAAGACATCTGGTTCAAGGCTTATGTAGTCAGCGCAATGACTCATCTGACTGATTCAACAAGCGGAGTTTTGTGTGTGGACTTACTCAACAGTAAAGGAACAGTAGTAAGTACTGAAAAAATAAAGCTTACTTCGGGAGAAGGTCATGGAAATATTTTGCTGGGAGAAGAGCTTCCAACAGCAACGTATCAACTTCGTGCTTATACACGCTGGATGCAAAATGGCAAGGCGGATTTCTTCTTTCACAAACAGATTTCAATCCTGAATCCAAATAATATTCCATCCCCCACAAAGTCCACAGACACAGGAATAGATGTACAGTTCTTTCCAGAAGGAGGAGATCTGATAGAAAATCTGGAAAGTACTATTGCCTTTAAAGTTACAGATAAACAGGGAAAAGGTATTGCCAGATCAATCAGGATAATCTCAGATACGAAGGATACTATGGGAACCTATACTACCATGCATCATGGTATAGGAACCTTTCGCTTTACACCTCTGGCAGGCAAAAGTTATCAGGCCGTAGTTCAAGATCAATCTAAAAAATCTATTGTAGTCTCACTTCCTAAACCTCGTTCGGAAGGATGGGTAATGCACACAGATAATATAGCCAATAATCTGCTGCTATCTGTGCAGTCAACCAGGAGTCTGGAAGAAAAATTGTATATAGTAGTACAAAATAGAGGCAAGAGTATCTACCAAAGTGAAGGACGCATTTTAAATGGAAAATTTTCGTTACAACTTCCAGGTAGTCTGTTTCCAACAGGAACCACTCAGATTACCTTATTTGATGCCCAAGGAACTCCTCAGTGTGAACGACTTGTATTCTTCAATCAAAATGATCACATTCAGATTCAATTAACGTCAGATAAAAAATCGTATCTGCCACGTGAAAAAGTAACTCTGACATTGACAGCCCGTGACGCACAGGGTAAGCCTATAACAGGTAATTTTTCTATGGGTGTTACAGACACACGTAGCTTCTCTTATCCGGAAGAGAATATCTTAACGAATCTTCTTCTTACTTCTGATCTGAAAGGAAACATTGAAGATCCAGGATTTTATTTTCAAAACAATAATCCGAATGCAGTAAAAGCGCTGGATAATCTGATGCTTACACAAGGCTGGCGACGCTTTGCATGGAAAGAAATCCTGCAACCTAACTTACCGTCACCTGCCTATGAACATGAACCGGATATTGCACTCACTGTCAGACTACTAGATAAAAACACAAGAAAAATTATCCCAGCGCAAGTTCTTCTGGTTTCAGCTCCAGGTACAAACTCTGTTTTTCGATATGGCTATACAAATGCAGAAGGTAAAATTCATCTGAATAGTCTGGATTTTTATGATTACCGTAATGTTATAGTCAGCATTTACGATAAAGAGTTGTATTCATCAGCTATCGTTGTTGTAGATTCAGCAAGTAGTGCACCTTATTCTACCGGAATACTTCCCACAGTTCTGATTACGGAAAATATGACCCAAGCAACAAACCGAAAAAAGATATGGTCTATGATCCAACAAAACCACGCGTCTGCTGAATCTTCGAATGTGTCTATTTCTACCAGTGATACCCTACGCCCTGTTCAACCCATCTACCAGAAAGCAGATGACAGGATCAAACTGGATGACTACACTCTGTTTCCAACTATGGAAGAGGTCATTCGGGATATAATCCCCTGGGGACTGCTCACACACAAAAAGGGACAGACAGGTTTTCGTATTCTTAACCCGGATACAAAGCTTTATTTTAAATATAATCCATTATATCTCATTGATAATGTACCTATCCACAATATAAATCCTATTCTTAGTCTTGATCCAACTGCTGTACATTCTATTGAGTCTGTACGAAGTGCTGTAGGAAGGGGACAATTTGGAGAGATAGGATATTATGGCATCTTTTCGGTTTTTACCAAAGCCGGAGATTTTTACCCTTCCAATGAACCTGGATTATTTAATTTTCCAGTACGTGGATTTCAAAAAGTTCGTGAGTATTATTCACCCAAATATGAAACGCCCTTGCAGAATCAAAGACAACCTGACTTTCGGAACTTGCTGTACTGGAATCCTTCTGTTCAAACGGATGCTACCGGAAAGGCGACTCTGACCTTCTATAATTCAGATGACTTAACCACATGGCGTATCATAGCAGAAGGCATTTCCAAAGATGGTAAACCAGCAATGGGAAATGCAGAATATACCGTTACGATGGATTTAGCCAGATAG